The following coding sequences lie in one Rutidosis leptorrhynchoides isolate AG116_Rl617_1_P2 chromosome 6, CSIRO_AGI_Rlap_v1, whole genome shotgun sequence genomic window:
- the LOC139851426 gene encoding putative clathrin assembly protein At5g35200 has translation MSVRKALGAIKDSTTVNIAKVTSDYKELDINIVKATNHVERPAKEKHIRAIFAAISATRPRADVAYCIHALARRLSKTHNWAVALKTLIVIHRALREVDPTFQEELLNYGRSRNHVLNLSYFKDDSSPNAWDYSGWVRTYALYLEERLECFRVLKYDVEADRPRTKDLDTPELLEQLPALQQLLFRVLGCQPQGVAVHNFVIQHALSMVASESVKIYTAISDGSVNLVDKFFEMQPHDAPKALDIYRRAGKQAERLSEFYEICKNIDIGRGEKFIKIEQPPSSFLQAMEEYVKEAPRASTVRKDVAVNGKPKEMLAIEYKKEAEVPPKPSESPPTPPPEPVPEPVHVAAPAPQPDLLDLDDPVTDAAEFDQKNSLALAIVPVDQPSTTTTTSVNGTSGWELALVTAPSSNGSTSSASKLGGGLDKLTLDSLYDDAIRRTNQNLSYNPWQQGAMAASITTHQTAPDNIQMAAMAQQQQALMFQQQQQQALMYQQQQQMMMMGPPPLQQGSNPFANPYGASPHPYGSGVPVQAYNPYSGLM, from the exons ATGTCTGTACGAAAAGCTCTTGGAGCGATCAAGGACAGCACTACTGTCAATATAGCTAAAGTTACTAGTGATTACAAG GAATTGGATATAAATATTGTTAAGGCGACAAACCATGTTGAGCGTCCGGCGAAAGAAAAACATATACGTG CTATATTTGCAGCTATCTCAGCTACAAGACCTCGAGCGGATGTTGCATATTGCATACATGCACTTGCAAGAAGATTATCCAAGACACATAATTGGGCG GTTGCTTTGAAAACTTTAATTGTTATTCATCGGGCTTTAAGGGAAGTTGATCCCACATTTCAAGAGGAACTTCTTAACTATGGAAGGAGTAGAAACCATGTGCTCAACCTGTCTTACTTTAAAGATGATTCTAGTCCAAATG CATGGGATTATTCAGGTTGGGTTAGAACCTATGCACTGTATTTGGAAGAAAGGTTAGAGTGCTTCCGAGTCTTGAAATATGATGTTGAAGCCGACCGCCCT AGAACAAAAGATCTTGATACACCTGAGCTGCTTGAACAACTACCAGCTTTGCAGCAACTTCTATTTCGTGTTTTGGGGTGTCAG CCACAAGGAGTAGCAGTTCATAACTTTGTGATTCAACATGCACTTTCCATG GTAGCCTCTGAAAGTGTGAAAATCTACACTGCAATTAGTGATGGCTCGGTTAATTTGGTAGACAAG TTTTTTGAAATGCAACCGCATGATGCTCCTAAGGCTCTGGATATATATAGGAGGGCTGGGAAGCAG GCTGAGAGACTGTCCGAGTTTTATGAAATATGTAAAAACATCGACATCGGGCGTGGCGAAAAGTTTATCAAGATCGAACAG CCTCCATCTTCATTTCTACAAGCCATGGAAGAATATGTTAAAGAAGCTCCTCGAGCTTCTACTGTTCGTAAAGACGTG GCAGTTAATGGCAAACCAAAAGAGATGTTGGCCATAGAATATAAAAAAGAAGCAGAGGTCCCACCGAAACCATCAGAATCTCCACCTACACCTCCACCTGAACCTGTGCCTGAACCGGTTCATGTAGCGGCTCCTGCACCACAACCCGATTTGCTG GATCTCGACGACCCTGTAACAGATGCCGCTGAATTTGACCAGAAGAATTCCTTGGCTTTGGCAATTGTTCCTG TTGACCAACCATCTACAACTACTACAACTTCAGTCAACGGGACCTCAGGTTGGGAATTAGCCCTTGTAACTGCTCCAAGTTCTAATGGAAGTACTTCATCTGCAAGCAAGCTG GGTGGAGGACTAGACAAACTTACGCTTGATAGTCTCTATGATGATGCAATCAGAAGAACTAACCAGAATCTTAGTTACAACCCGTGGCAACAAGGCGCAATGGCTGCTTCCATAACGACACACCAGACCGCACCAGACAACATTCAGATGGCAGCCATGGCTCAGCAACAACAAGCTTTAATGtttcagcagcaacaacaacaagctTTAATGTATCAGCAGcagcaacaaatgatgatgatgggcCCACCACCATTGCAACAAGGTTCAAACCCATTTGCTAACCCATATGGGGCTAGCCCCCACCCCTATGGCTCAGGTGTGCCAGTCCAAGCATATAATCCGTATTCTGGTCTCATGTAA